A single region of the Streptomyces virginiae genome encodes:
- a CDS encoding molybdopterin-dependent oxidoreductase: MAETGAEAKAATGQRVRTVCSYCGVGCGIVLDITTGGDGRRTVAKVAGDKRHPANAGRLCTKGATHADMLAAPGRLTTALVRAERGAGPMPAPVDAAVTEAAVRLREILDAHGPDALALYVSGQMSLEAQYLANKLAKGFLRTNRIESNSRLCMASAGTGYKLSLGADGPPGSYEDFERADTFFVIGANMADCHPILFLRMMDRVKASGAKLIVVDPRRNATADKADLFLQIRPGTDLALLNGLLHLLVEGGWTDPAFIAEHTEGWQDMPAFLEDYAPDRVARITGIPEDDIRLAARWIGEAGEWTSCWTMGLNQSTHGTWNTNALVNLHLATGAICRPGSGPFSLTGQPNAMGGREMGYMGPGLPGQRSVLVEEDRRFVEELWGVPAGSLRTDVGRGTVEMFEKMAAGEIKACWTICTNPVASVANRSTVIKALETAELVITQDVFAETETNAYADIALPATLWAEADGVMINSERNLTLVRGAADPPGEALPDWQLIARVACAMGFAEAFTYTCAEEVFEELRQAWNPKTGWDLRGVTYERLRSGPVQWPAAPGGPDRNPVRYLNDGVSQTLVERPDGDRPRLVFPTATGRAVFFARPHLPDGELPDDDYPFVLNTGRLQHQWHTLTKTGKVGKLNKLNPGPFVEIHPQDAAALGIAEGDGVEVASRRGRAVLPAVVTDRVRPGNCFAPFHWNDLFGEYLSVNAVTDDAVDPISFQPGFKMCAVTLTKTRAPFPAVSGAATGSADGAGDATTGPSSPGAGTATAMTTTTLTRPAPAPATAALASLFGVDDHTPPALSDRERRYLAGFLAGLATSPPGTGVPSLPAGAPFEAGHALWVDGVLAGTYSRTAAALTAAPPAAPVAAPAAPDRPTRQTVILWASQTGNAEELAATVGAALAGSGAPVSVHSMADRTAAALTPGTDLLVVTSTFGDGDAPDNGTAFWESLSAADAPRLQDVRYAVLALGDSTYDAFCGHGRRLDQRLEELGGRRLLPRADCEPDYEEPARRWLEQVREALAAAPAPAPVRAERARPAADRNSPYTARLSGNRLLSLPGATKEVRRFTFDLGEDGPAYEAGDALGVQPVNCPDLVAQWLAVTGLSPDAEVAVPGRDPMPFAEALHRHLDITRLTPDLLRFITEHTGDRTLKRLTRPDNKDGLARWTWGRQPVDVLAEFPVRIGAQEWAERLRRLGPRLYSISSSPLVDPREVSLTVSVLRYEGPGGHHRKGVASTFLADAEPGTPVPLFVQSSAHFRPPADPDTPAIMVGPGTGVAPFMAFLEHRRALGHPGRNWLFFGEQRSATDFSYREELAELHRHGTLDRLDLAFSRDQRTKVYVQDRMREHGAQLWSWLQDGAHFYVCGDASRMAKDVDRALRDVAMTHGGLDADEAAAYVKQLSAARRYGRDVY, from the coding sequence GGGAGATCCTCGACGCGCACGGCCCCGACGCGCTGGCGCTCTACGTCTCCGGCCAGATGTCCCTGGAGGCCCAGTACCTGGCGAACAAGCTGGCCAAGGGCTTCCTGCGGACGAACCGGATCGAATCCAATTCCCGGCTGTGCATGGCGAGCGCCGGCACCGGCTACAAGCTCTCGCTCGGTGCCGACGGGCCGCCCGGCTCGTACGAGGACTTCGAGCGGGCCGACACCTTCTTCGTCATCGGCGCCAACATGGCCGACTGCCACCCCATCCTCTTCCTGCGGATGATGGACCGGGTCAAGGCCTCCGGCGCCAAACTCATCGTGGTCGATCCCCGACGCAACGCCACCGCCGACAAGGCCGATCTGTTCCTGCAGATCCGGCCGGGCACCGACCTGGCCCTCCTCAACGGCCTGCTGCACCTCCTGGTCGAGGGCGGCTGGACCGACCCCGCCTTCATCGCGGAGCACACCGAGGGCTGGCAGGACATGCCCGCCTTCCTGGAGGACTACGCGCCCGACCGGGTGGCCCGCATCACCGGCATCCCGGAGGACGACATCCGGCTGGCCGCCCGCTGGATCGGCGAGGCGGGCGAGTGGACGAGCTGCTGGACCATGGGCCTCAACCAGTCCACCCACGGCACCTGGAACACGAATGCCCTGGTCAACCTGCACCTCGCCACCGGCGCCATCTGCCGACCGGGCAGCGGCCCCTTCTCCCTCACCGGGCAGCCCAACGCGATGGGCGGCCGGGAGATGGGGTACATGGGGCCGGGGCTGCCCGGCCAGCGTTCGGTCCTGGTGGAGGAGGACCGCCGCTTCGTCGAGGAGCTGTGGGGCGTGCCGGCGGGCAGCCTGCGCACCGACGTCGGTCGCGGCACCGTCGAGATGTTCGAGAAGATGGCCGCCGGTGAGATCAAGGCGTGCTGGACCATCTGCACCAACCCGGTCGCCTCGGTCGCCAACCGCAGCACCGTGATCAAAGCCCTGGAGACCGCCGAACTCGTCATCACGCAGGACGTGTTCGCGGAGACCGAGACCAATGCCTACGCCGACATCGCGCTCCCCGCGACGCTGTGGGCCGAGGCGGACGGCGTGATGATCAACTCGGAGCGGAACCTCACCCTGGTGCGGGGGGCCGCCGACCCGCCCGGTGAGGCCCTGCCCGACTGGCAGCTGATCGCCCGGGTCGCCTGCGCGATGGGGTTCGCCGAGGCGTTCACGTACACGTGCGCCGAGGAGGTCTTCGAGGAACTCCGGCAGGCCTGGAACCCGAAGACCGGCTGGGACCTGCGGGGGGTCACGTACGAGCGGCTGCGCTCGGGCCCGGTGCAGTGGCCGGCCGCCCCGGGCGGGCCGGACCGCAACCCGGTCCGCTACCTCAACGACGGGGTCAGCCAGACCCTGGTCGAGCGCCCGGACGGCGATCGCCCCCGACTCGTCTTCCCGACGGCGACGGGACGCGCCGTCTTCTTCGCCCGCCCGCACCTGCCGGACGGTGAACTGCCCGACGACGACTATCCGTTCGTGCTCAACACCGGCCGTCTGCAGCACCAGTGGCACACCCTGACCAAGACCGGAAAGGTCGGGAAACTCAACAAGCTCAACCCCGGGCCGTTCGTGGAGATCCACCCGCAGGACGCGGCCGCGCTCGGCATCGCGGAGGGGGACGGGGTGGAGGTGGCCTCCCGGCGGGGGCGGGCCGTGCTGCCGGCCGTCGTCACCGACCGGGTCCGGCCCGGGAACTGCTTCGCCCCCTTCCACTGGAACGACCTGTTCGGCGAGTACCTCAGCGTCAACGCCGTCACCGACGACGCCGTCGACCCGATCTCCTTCCAGCCCGGATTCAAGATGTGCGCGGTGACCTTGACCAAGACCCGGGCCCCGTTCCCCGCGGTGTCCGGGGCCGCCACGGGGAGCGCCGACGGCGCCGGCGACGCGACCACCGGCCCGTCCTCACCGGGCGCCGGTACCGCCACCGCCATGACCACCACCACGCTGACCCGTCCGGCACCGGCCCCCGCGACGGCCGCCCTCGCCTCCCTGTTCGGAGTGGACGACCACACCCCGCCGGCCCTCTCCGACCGGGAGCGCCGGTACCTCGCCGGATTCCTGGCCGGGCTCGCCACCTCCCCACCGGGCACGGGCGTCCCCTCGCTTCCCGCCGGCGCCCCCTTCGAGGCCGGGCACGCGCTCTGGGTCGACGGTGTCCTCGCCGGTACGTACTCACGTACGGCCGCCGCCCTGACAGCCGCTCCCCCGGCCGCGCCGGTCGCCGCTCCCGCCGCCCCGGACCGGCCGACCCGGCAGACCGTGATCCTGTGGGCCTCGCAGACGGGCAACGCCGAGGAGCTCGCGGCCACCGTAGGAGCGGCCCTGGCCGGGAGCGGCGCGCCGGTGAGCGTGCACAGCATGGCGGACCGCACCGCCGCCGCCCTGACACCCGGCACCGATCTGCTGGTCGTCACCAGCACCTTCGGCGACGGCGACGCACCGGACAACGGAACCGCCTTCTGGGAATCCCTCAGCGCGGCCGACGCGCCCCGACTCCAGGACGTCCGGTACGCGGTGCTCGCCCTCGGCGACTCCACCTACGACGCCTTCTGCGGCCACGGTCGGCGGCTCGACCAGCGCCTCGAAGAGCTCGGCGGCCGGCGTCTGCTGCCCCGTGCGGACTGCGAGCCCGACTACGAGGAGCCCGCGCGGCGGTGGCTGGAGCAGGTACGCGAGGCGCTCGCGGCCGCCCCGGCCCCGGCCCCGGTGCGCGCCGAACGGGCCCGGCCCGCGGCGGACCGCAACTCCCCCTACACCGCCCGACTCTCCGGCAACCGGCTGCTCAGCCTGCCCGGGGCCACCAAGGAGGTCCGCCGGTTCACCTTCGACCTGGGCGAGGACGGTCCGGCGTACGAGGCCGGCGACGCGCTCGGGGTGCAGCCGGTGAACTGCCCCGACCTCGTGGCGCAATGGCTGGCCGTCACCGGCCTCTCCCCGGACGCGGAGGTGGCCGTACCCGGCCGCGACCCCATGCCGTTCGCCGAGGCGCTCCACCGACACCTGGACATCACCCGGCTCACGCCCGACCTGCTGCGCTTCATCACCGAGCACACCGGCGACCGTACGCTCAAGCGGCTGACCCGGCCCGACAACAAGGACGGCCTGGCCCGGTGGACCTGGGGGCGTCAACCCGTGGACGTCCTGGCCGAGTTCCCGGTCCGGATCGGCGCCCAGGAGTGGGCCGAGCGGCTGCGGCGCCTCGGGCCGCGCCTCTACTCGATCTCCTCCAGCCCGCTCGTCGACCCGCGCGAGGTCAGCCTGACCGTCTCGGTCCTGCGCTACGAGGGGCCGGGCGGCCACCACCGCAAGGGCGTCGCCTCCACCTTCCTCGCGGACGCCGAACCGGGCACGCCCGTACCGCTGTTCGTGCAGAGCTCGGCGCACTTCCGCCCGCCCGCGGACCCGGACACCCCGGCGATCATGGTCGGGCCGGGGACGGGCGTGGCACCGTTCATGGCTTTCCTCGAACACCGCCGGGCGCTCGGGCACCCGGGCCGGAACTGGCTGTTCTTCGGGGAGCAGCGCAGCGCCACCGACTTCTCCTACCGTGAGGAGCTGGCGGAACTCCACCGGCACGGCACGCTCGACCGACTCGACCTGGCGTTCTCCCGCGACCAGCGGACCAAGGTCTACGTCCAGGACCGGATGCGCGAGCACGGTGCCCAGCTGTGGTCGTGGCTGCAGGACGGCGCCCACTTCTACGTGTGCGGAGACGCGAGCCGGATGGCCAAGGACGTGGACCGGGCGCTGCGCGACGTCGCCATGACGCACGGCGGTCTCGACGCGGACGAGGCCGCCGCGTACGTGAAGCAGCTGTCCGCCGCCAGGCGGTACGGTCGCGACGTGTACTGA